The Devosia sp. SD17-2 genome includes a region encoding these proteins:
- a CDS encoding quinone oxidoreductase, with translation MNNAVVINQTGGPDVLTLQDWPIDAPGPGQARIRHTAIGLNFIDTYQRSGLYPMPLPFVGGNEGAGVVTALGPDVTGLSVGQRVCYQGQIGAYAEERLVSADRLVPIPDDIDDETAASVMLKGLTAYYLLFKTWPVQQGETILWHAAAGGTGLIATQWAKSLGATVIGTAGGPDKVALALAHGCDHVIDYRAEAFAPKVRELTGGRGVDVVYDGVGKDTFEASLDCLRPRGLMASFGNASGVVSIPDLTVLSRKGSLFVTRPTGAHYLAAREDLLAGAEALFAAIRSGAIKVEAGRRFALADAADAHRALEGRETTGSVVLIP, from the coding sequence ATGAATAACGCCGTTGTAATCAATCAGACTGGTGGTCCAGACGTCCTTACCCTGCAGGACTGGCCGATCGATGCGCCCGGGCCCGGTCAGGCGCGCATCCGGCACACCGCCATCGGCCTCAATTTCATCGACACCTATCAGCGCTCCGGCCTTTATCCCATGCCCCTGCCATTCGTCGGCGGCAATGAAGGGGCGGGGGTGGTCACAGCGCTCGGCCCCGACGTAACCGGTCTCAGCGTCGGACAGCGCGTCTGCTATCAGGGCCAGATCGGTGCCTATGCCGAGGAGCGGCTCGTTTCGGCAGATCGTCTCGTCCCGATCCCGGACGATATCGACGATGAAACCGCAGCCTCCGTCATGCTCAAGGGCCTTACCGCCTATTACCTGCTGTTCAAGACCTGGCCGGTGCAGCAGGGCGAAACCATCCTCTGGCACGCCGCGGCCGGCGGCACCGGTCTCATCGCCACCCAATGGGCGAAATCCCTCGGCGCCACGGTCATCGGCACCGCGGGAGGCCCGGACAAGGTGGCGCTCGCCCTTGCCCATGGCTGCGATCACGTCATCGACTATCGCGCCGAGGCTTTCGCGCCAAAAGTGCGCGAGCTCACCGGGGGCCGGGGCGTGGACGTCGTCTATGACGGCGTGGGCAAGGACACTTTCGAAGCGTCTCTCGACTGCCTGCGGCCGCGCGGCCTGATGGCCAGCTTCGGCAATGCCTCGGGCGTTGTTTCCATCCCGGACCTGACAGTCCTCTCTCGAAAGGGCTCGCTCTTTGTGACCCGTCCGACCGGGGCGCATTATCTCGCAGCGCGTGAGGACCTGCTCGCTGGCGCCGAAGCGCTCTTCGCCGCGATCCGCAGCGGCGCCATCAAGGTGGAAGCCGGCCGACGCTTCGCCCTGGCCGATGCCGCAGACGCGCACCGGGCCCTCGAAGGTCGCGAGACCACCGGCTCTGTCGTGCTGATTCCATAA
- the recG gene encoding ATP-dependent DNA helicase RecG, with amino-acid sequence MRPETLQPLFRSLHTIKGVGDKLAALLTRFFGAPEGQEAIVLDILMHMPSGVVDRRRQVGIGEAYLNQIVTLKLHIDRHQPPPQGKPHVPHRVFAHDETGDISLVFFRAQGGWVEKALPIGEERFVSGKIDFFNGEKQITHPDYIVEPEKFDSLPLVEPVYPLTNGLSSKALAKLVRQAVDTIPELPEWIDSGTMAQRKWPSFAHSMRMVHLPENPADAELFAPARQRLAYDEYLAGQITLQLVRSSMVSVRGTSRRFTGEVTAKVSSLLPFTLTEGQTAALGEIMADLAAPERMSRLLQGDVGSGKTVVALMAMAAIAESGAQSALMAPTELLASQHYKTIKPLCDTAGLGCALLTGKMPAAERRKILAGLADGSIHIAVGTHALFQSDIDFKDLGLTVVDEQHRFGVHQRLALSEKGRHTDLLVMTATPIPRTLVLTHFGDMEVSVLREKPKGRQPIDTAVMSINDYDRVVGRLVARLGEGAQAYWVCPLVEESETLEVVSAEDRFAELRKVFGDQVALVHGRMSAAAKQEVMGRFKANEIKLLVATTVIEVGVDVPNATIMIIEHSERFGLAQLHQLRGRVGRGSQRSACLLLYKDPLSETAKARLETIKSTEDGFVIAERDLELRGQGDILGTRQSGMPGYRLAVPDVHRHLLEFAHDDAKALLSRNPTLSGDEGEAARTLLYLFRKDLAIPLIRAG; translated from the coding sequence GTGCGTCCGGAAACCCTCCAGCCCCTGTTCAGATCGCTGCACACCATCAAGGGTGTCGGCGACAAGCTCGCCGCGCTGCTGACGCGCTTCTTCGGTGCGCCCGAGGGGCAGGAGGCCATTGTCCTCGATATCCTGATGCACATGCCCTCGGGCGTGGTCGATCGGCGCCGGCAGGTCGGCATCGGCGAGGCCTATCTCAACCAGATCGTCACGTTAAAGCTGCACATCGACCGCCATCAGCCGCCCCCGCAGGGCAAGCCGCATGTGCCCCATCGTGTCTTCGCCCATGATGAAACCGGCGACATCAGCCTTGTCTTCTTCCGTGCCCAGGGCGGCTGGGTCGAGAAGGCCCTGCCTATCGGCGAGGAGCGGTTCGTCTCGGGAAAGATCGACTTCTTCAATGGCGAGAAGCAGATCACCCACCCGGACTATATCGTCGAGCCGGAAAAGTTCGACAGCCTGCCGCTGGTCGAGCCGGTCTATCCGCTGACCAATGGTCTAAGCTCCAAGGCCCTCGCCAAGCTCGTCCGACAGGCGGTCGACACGATTCCTGAACTGCCCGAGTGGATCGACAGCGGAACGATGGCGCAGCGGAAATGGCCGAGCTTTGCCCATTCCATGCGCATGGTCCACCTGCCGGAAAACCCGGCTGATGCCGAGCTCTTCGCGCCCGCCCGCCAGCGCCTTGCCTATGACGAATATCTGGCCGGACAGATCACCCTGCAGCTCGTCCGCTCGAGCATGGTGTCGGTGCGCGGCACGTCACGTCGTTTTACCGGGGAAGTGACCGCAAAGGTCAGCAGCCTGTTACCCTTCACCCTCACCGAGGGCCAAACTGCCGCGCTTGGTGAGATCATGGCCGATCTCGCCGCGCCCGAGCGGATGTCGCGCCTCCTGCAGGGCGATGTCGGCTCCGGCAAGACCGTTGTAGCCCTCATGGCCATGGCCGCCATTGCCGAATCCGGCGCCCAATCGGCGCTGATGGCGCCCACCGAATTGCTGGCTTCCCAGCACTACAAGACCATCAAGCCGCTTTGCGACACCGCTGGTCTCGGCTGTGCGCTGCTTACCGGCAAGATGCCCGCTGCCGAGCGCCGAAAAATCCTCGCGGGCCTTGCCGATGGCTCCATCCACATCGCCGTCGGCACCCATGCGCTCTTCCAATCTGATATTGATTTCAAAGATCTGGGGCTGACTGTTGTCGATGAACAGCATCGCTTCGGCGTTCATCAGCGCCTCGCCCTGTCGGAAAAGGGCCGCCACACAGACCTCCTGGTGATGACCGCCACGCCGATCCCGCGCACGCTGGTTCTCACCCACTTCGGTGACATGGAAGTCAGCGTGCTGCGCGAAAAGCCGAAGGGTCGCCAGCCCATCGATACGGCGGTGATGTCGATCAATGATTATGATCGCGTCGTCGGCCGTCTCGTCGCCCGCCTCGGCGAAGGCGCGCAGGCTTATTGGGTCTGCCCGCTGGTGGAGGAAAGCGAAACGCTGGAAGTGGTCAGCGCCGAGGATCGCTTTGCCGAGTTGCGAAAAGTCTTCGGCGATCAGGTCGCCCTCGTCCACGGCCGCATGTCAGCCGCTGCCAAGCAGGAGGTCATGGGTCGATTCAAAGCCAATGAAATCAAGCTCTTGGTGGCAACAACTGTCATCGAGGTTGGCGTCGATGTGCCCAATGCGACGATCATGATCATCGAGCATTCCGAGCGCTTCGGCCTTGCCCAGCTCCACCAGCTTCGTGGCCGCGTCGGTCGTGGCTCGCAGCGCTCGGCCTGCCTCCTGCTTTACAAGGACCCGCTCAGCGAAACGGCGAAGGCCCGTCTCGAAACCATAAAATCCACCGAGGATGGGTTCGTGATTGCCGAGCGCGATCTCGAACTGCGCGGGCAGGGTGACATTCTGGGAACCCGGCAGTCCGGCATGCCCGGCTATCGCCTCGCTGTGCCGGACGTGCATCGGCACCTGCTCGAATTTGCCCATGACGACGCCAAGGCCCTGCTCAGCCGCAATCCAACGCTTTCCGGCGATGAAGGCGAAGCGGCGCGTACGTTGTTGTATCTGTTCAGAAAAGACCTCGCCATTCCGCTCATCCGGGCGGGCTGA
- a CDS encoding branched-chain amino acid ABC transporter permease: MFEVIFLQFLNGLDKGAAYALIALGLTLVFGTLGVVNFAHGALFMLGAFCAVTVRMFLTMETVTIDPEKLSPWGQPLEVREPLVQAWLGDFGAVLVNYSVPFSILITIPVMLVIGIALERGIIKHFYKRTHAEQILVTFGLAIVAQEVIKSVYGPNPIPQPMPTDLRGAADIGAWLGMQANVITYPIWRLVYFLFAGVVIGGVFAFLQFTTFGMVVRAGMADRETVGLLGINIDRRFTIMFGLAAVVAGMAGVMYTPLLPPNYHIGMDFLVLSFVVVVVGGMGSLPGAVAAGFMLGILQSFASMNQVKAIFPGIDQIIIYLVAVVILLVRPRGLFGRRGVMEA; the protein is encoded by the coding sequence ATGTTCGAAGTCATATTTCTTCAATTCCTGAACGGGCTCGATAAAGGCGCTGCCTATGCGCTTATCGCCCTCGGACTGACCCTGGTGTTCGGCACCCTGGGCGTCGTCAATTTCGCCCATGGCGCCCTCTTCATGCTCGGAGCCTTCTGCGCCGTCACCGTGCGCATGTTCCTCACCATGGAGACGGTGACCATCGATCCCGAAAAGCTCTCTCCATGGGGTCAGCCGCTGGAAGTGCGCGAGCCCCTGGTTCAGGCGTGGCTCGGTGATTTCGGAGCGGTCCTGGTCAACTATTCAGTTCCATTCTCGATCCTGATCACGATCCCGGTGATGCTGGTGATCGGCATCGCGCTCGAGCGCGGCATCATCAAGCACTTCTACAAGCGCACCCACGCCGAGCAGATCCTGGTGACCTTCGGTCTCGCCATCGTGGCCCAGGAAGTCATCAAGTCCGTTTACGGCCCCAACCCCATTCCCCAGCCCATGCCGACGGACCTGCGCGGCGCTGCCGATATTGGCGCCTGGCTGGGCATGCAGGCCAATGTCATCACCTACCCGATCTGGCGCCTCGTCTACTTCCTCTTCGCCGGCGTGGTCATCGGTGGCGTCTTCGCCTTCCTCCAGTTCACCACCTTCGGCATGGTCGTTCGTGCCGGCATGGCGGACCGCGAGACCGTGGGCCTGCTCGGCATCAACATCGACCGACGCTTTACCATCATGTTCGGCCTGGCCGCCGTCGTCGCTGGCATGGCAGGCGTGATGTACACCCCGCTCCTGCCCCCGAACTATCACATCGGCATGGACTTCCTGGTCCTCAGCTTCGTGGTGGTCGTCGTGGGCGGCATGGGCTCGCTGCCCGGTGCAGTCGCGGCCGGCTTCATGCTCGGCATCCTGCAATCCTTCGCCTCGATGAACCAGGTGAAGGCCATTTTCCCCGGCATCGACCAGATCATCATCTATCTCGTCGCCGTCGTAATTCTACTCGTTCGTCCCCGTGGCCTGTTCGGCCGGCGCGGCGTGATGGAGGCCTGA
- a CDS encoding ABC transporter ATP-binding protein — protein MQSSVASGSHAADIETTRPFFSVRDVHAYYGESYIVQGVSLDVRQGEILALLGRNGAGKSSTLRTIARTDNPQLRQGEIWLDGNPVHEMKSFEAARAGIQLVPEDRRIIQGLTVEENIALAKVAPGNGWSLEQIYESFPRLAERRTQEGVTLSGGEQQMLAIARALARDLKLLLLDEPYEGLAPVIVHEIERILHSIKPLGITTVIVEQNAVAALKLADRAVILDTGEVVFSGTAKEVLDNAELRHEYLAI, from the coding sequence ATGCAATCCAGTGTCGCCTCGGGCAGCCACGCTGCCGACATCGAAACCACCCGCCCTTTCTTCTCCGTACGGGACGTTCACGCCTATTACGGAGAAAGCTACATCGTCCAGGGCGTGTCCCTGGATGTGCGACAGGGCGAAATTCTCGCCCTCCTGGGCCGCAACGGCGCGGGCAAGTCATCCACACTGCGCACCATTGCGCGAACAGACAATCCACAGCTTCGCCAGGGGGAAATCTGGCTCGACGGCAACCCCGTGCACGAGATGAAGAGTTTTGAGGCGGCGCGAGCCGGCATTCAGCTCGTGCCCGAGGACCGTCGAATTATTCAGGGCCTGACCGTCGAGGAAAATATCGCCCTCGCCAAGGTCGCGCCCGGCAATGGCTGGAGCCTCGAGCAGATCTACGAGAGTTTTCCGCGCCTTGCCGAACGCCGCACGCAGGAAGGTGTGACGCTTTCGGGCGGCGAGCAGCAGATGCTGGCCATCGCCCGTGCGCTTGCCCGCGACCTGAAACTGCTGCTGCTCGATGAGCCCTATGAAGGGCTGGCCCCGGTGATCGTGCACGAGATTGAACGCATTCTGCATTCGATCAAGCCGCTCGGCATTACGACGGTCATCGTCGAGCAGAACGCGGTGGCCGCGCTGAAACTGGCCGACCGGGCCGTCATTCTCGACACCGGTGAAGTGGTGTTCAGCGGCACGGCCAAGGAAGTGCTCGACAACGCCGAGCTTCGCCACGAATACCTCGCGATCTAA
- a CDS encoding succinate dehydrogenase assembly factor 2: MTAGEDIAIRRKRLRYRAWHRGTKEMDLVLGPFCDANIEGFDAATLDRLEALMNEEDPPLLKWIMRQEDPPAHVDLEFLEVVIADHQARISQ; this comes from the coding sequence ATGACGGCCGGTGAGGACATTGCTATTCGCCGCAAGCGCCTGCGCTATCGCGCCTGGCATCGGGGAACCAAGGAAATGGATTTGGTGCTCGGGCCGTTCTGCGACGCCAATATCGAAGGGTTCGACGCGGCAACGCTCGATCGGCTCGAAGCGTTGATGAATGAGGAAGATCCCCCACTCCTCAAGTGGATCATGCGGCAGGAAGACCCGCCCGCCCATGTGGATCTGGAATTTCTGGAAGTGGTGATCGCCGACCATCAGGCACGGATTTCCCAATGA
- a CDS encoding TerC family protein has translation MLELLADPNVWVAFATLTVMEIVLGIDNIVFISVLVSRLPREQAEFARKLGIGLALVFRIILLFLISWIVQLQDPVFSAFGQDFSWKDIILLAGGGFLIYKATHEMHAAIEGTHEETLTGAAQASLQAILVQIVVIDMVFSIDSIITAVGMVPADQVAVMIAAVLVAVAVMFVASGPIAKFVSDHPTTKMLALAFLLLIGVTLVADGLGFHIPKGYIYSAMAFSVLVEAVNIFAKQRKMRGGASHRHEVTPFTGDTGSVSAAEGLAAVTNRGRAPTPVASVPPAAEPRKTRPLAQSRPKSAPRKPKAPR, from the coding sequence ATGCTTGAGCTGCTGGCCGACCCCAATGTGTGGGTTGCCTTTGCCACCCTGACGGTCATGGAGATCGTCCTTGGCATCGATAATATCGTCTTCATTTCGGTTCTGGTTTCGCGCCTGCCGCGCGAACAGGCCGAGTTCGCCCGCAAGCTCGGCATTGGCCTGGCGCTGGTTTTCCGCATCATCCTCCTGTTCCTGATCAGCTGGATCGTTCAGCTGCAGGACCCCGTGTTTTCCGCCTTTGGCCAGGACTTCTCCTGGAAGGATATCATCCTGCTCGCTGGTGGCGGCTTCCTCATCTACAAGGCCACCCATGAGATGCATGCGGCCATCGAGGGTACGCATGAGGAAACCCTGACGGGCGCCGCTCAGGCATCTCTTCAGGCCATCCTCGTCCAGATCGTCGTGATCGACATGGTCTTTTCCATCGACTCGATCATCACGGCCGTGGGCATGGTGCCCGCCGATCAGGTCGCCGTCATGATCGCCGCCGTGCTCGTTGCCGTTGCGGTGATGTTTGTTGCCTCCGGTCCAATCGCAAAATTCGTGTCCGATCATCCGACCACGAAAATGCTGGCGCTGGCCTTCCTGTTGCTGATCGGCGTGACGCTGGTCGCCGACGGCCTCGGCTTCCACATTCCCAAGGGCTATATCTATTCGGCCATGGCCTTCTCGGTGCTGGTCGAAGCGGTCAACATCTTTGCCAAGCAGCGCAAAATGCGGGGCGGCGCGTCCCATCGCCATGAAGTGACGCCGTTCACCGGGGACACCGGTTCCGTATCCGCCGCCGAGGGCCTTGCTGCCGTCACCAACAGGGGCCGCGCACCAACGCCGGTCGCTTCGGTACCCCCGGCCGCAGAACCGCGAAAAACCCGCCCGCTTGCCCAATCTCGCCCAAAATCTGCACCGAGAAAGCCGAAGGCTCCCCGATGA
- a CDS encoding ABC transporter ATP-binding protein, whose amino-acid sequence MADTNVVLHVADVHKRFGGLHALADIDLQVEEGKTHAIIGPNGAGKSTLLNVIIGKLPPTSGQVVFDGTILTGRKPHQINQLGIARVFQTPEIFSDLSVLHNVMIPAFAKRDGDFGLNMLRALESETGIREEALHMLEDVGLVNRRDTPAGSLSRGDKRRMELAMCLIQHPRLLLLDEPTAGMSRHDTNTTIELLKKIKSRGMTKVIIEHDMHVVFSLADKISVLAQGRIIADGTPDQVRGNPKVQEAYLGGAH is encoded by the coding sequence ATGGCAGATACCAACGTAGTCCTGCATGTGGCGGACGTGCACAAGCGGTTCGGGGGCCTGCATGCTCTCGCCGACATCGACCTCCAGGTGGAGGAAGGCAAGACCCACGCGATCATCGGGCCAAACGGCGCCGGCAAGTCGACCCTGCTCAACGTCATCATCGGCAAGCTGCCGCCGACCAGTGGCCAGGTTGTCTTCGACGGCACCATCCTGACAGGGCGCAAGCCCCACCAGATCAACCAGCTGGGTATTGCCCGCGTGTTCCAGACGCCGGAAATCTTCTCCGATCTCTCGGTGCTGCACAATGTGATGATCCCCGCCTTTGCCAAGCGCGACGGCGACTTCGGGCTCAACATGCTGCGGGCGCTCGAGAGCGAGACGGGCATCCGGGAAGAAGCGCTGCACATGCTTGAAGATGTCGGGCTGGTGAACCGGCGCGACACGCCGGCGGGGTCTCTCTCGCGCGGTGACAAGCGGCGCATGGAACTGGCCATGTGCCTGATCCAGCATCCGCGTCTGCTGCTGCTCGACGAGCCGACCGCCGGCATGAGCCGGCACGACACCAACACCACGATAGAGCTGCTCAAGAAGATCAAGAGCCGCGGCATGACCAAGGTGATCATCGAGCACGACATGCATGTGGTGTTCTCGCTGGCCGACAAGATCTCGGTCCTCGCGCAGGGGCGCATCATCGCCGATGGCACGCCCGATCAGGTGCGTGGCAATCCCAAGGTGCAGGAAGCCTATCTCGGAGGAGCGCATTGA
- a CDS encoding biotin-dependent carboxyltransferase family protein, with protein MTRLRIDRAGPLVSLQDPGRFGMLSHGISASGPMDTKSFARAGRWAGASDASGVEFTMAGLDLTVLDGETFAGWDGGGFTIGLNGELLDWPGQTRLVAGDRLTISAGPYGNYGYLRFGGRLEVKPVLGSIATSTRARLGGLSGKTLAAGDELVLEGEGGEPQAPEPIAVDEGPIRFVWGLHAEMFSPDVRQAFVAAEFRTTPTMDRMGVRLGDPGGVFANEKILSLVSDPVVSGDIQILGDGTPIVLMRDHQPTGGYPRIGTVISVDLSRFAQIRPNRAVSFTPVSLANAHRILRSQLP; from the coding sequence ATGACGCGGTTACGTATTGATCGCGCCGGTCCACTGGTCAGCCTTCAGGATCCTGGCCGGTTCGGCATGCTCAGCCATGGCATCAGCGCATCGGGACCCATGGATACCAAGAGCTTCGCCCGGGCCGGCCGCTGGGCGGGAGCCAGTGACGCGTCTGGCGTCGAATTCACCATGGCTGGCCTTGATCTCACTGTCCTCGATGGCGAAACCTTCGCCGGTTGGGACGGCGGAGGCTTTACGATCGGTCTCAATGGCGAGCTTCTCGACTGGCCCGGACAGACGCGGCTCGTTGCCGGCGACAGGCTCACCATCTCGGCGGGCCCCTATGGCAATTACGGCTATCTGCGGTTTGGCGGCCGGCTTGAAGTGAAGCCCGTGCTCGGCAGCATCGCCACCAGTACGCGGGCGCGTCTGGGTGGCCTCTCCGGTAAAACCCTTGCCGCTGGCGACGAACTGGTGCTTGAGGGCGAGGGCGGGGAGCCTCAGGCACCGGAGCCGATAGCCGTCGACGAGGGCCCGATCCGCTTTGTGTGGGGCCTCCACGCGGAAATGTTCTCTCCCGATGTGCGGCAGGCGTTTGTTGCAGCGGAGTTCAGGACCACGCCGACCATGGACCGCATGGGTGTACGCCTCGGCGACCCCGGCGGGGTCTTTGCCAACGAAAAGATCCTCTCGCTCGTGTCCGACCCGGTCGTGTCTGGCGACATCCAGATTCTGGGGGACGGGACCCCGATCGTGCTGATGCGGGATCACCAGCCCACGGGCGGCTATCCGCGGATCGGTACCGTCATCTCGGTCGACCTCTCGCGTTTCGCGCAGATCAGGCCCAATCGTGCCGTATCCTTCACCCCCGTCAGCCTCGCGAACGCGCATCGGATATTGCGGAGCCAATTGCCATGA
- a CDS encoding carboxyltransferase domain-containing protein: MMSIAPTRRMIVPMGDCGILVRFAAQLDEAANAAAIAFADTLLASPPAGVEEVVPSLVSVFLRYDPLHTDFDTVCGELRLQLTGQHSARAPDTHTIGIIFGGSDGPDLAEVAGALALDPASFIARHNAAPLRVLATGFAPGFVYCGFHPDDLILPRRQNVRPMVPAGSVLFAAGQTAIAATDIPTGWHVIGRTDFRNFDARTDPPTQLRAGDFLTFEAR; encoded by the coding sequence ATGATGTCGATTGCCCCGACAAGGCGGATGATCGTGCCTATGGGGGATTGCGGAATTCTCGTGCGCTTTGCAGCGCAGCTCGATGAGGCTGCCAATGCCGCCGCCATCGCATTCGCCGACACTCTGCTCGCTTCTCCGCCTGCGGGCGTCGAGGAGGTCGTGCCGAGCCTCGTCTCGGTATTTCTGCGCTACGATCCGCTCCACACCGATTTTGACACCGTCTGCGGCGAGCTACGCCTGCAACTGACCGGGCAACACAGTGCCCGGGCGCCGGATACCCACACGATCGGGATCATATTTGGCGGTTCCGACGGACCTGATCTTGCCGAGGTCGCGGGTGCATTGGCCCTCGATCCCGCGAGTTTCATCGCTCGCCACAATGCGGCGCCGCTCCGCGTGCTGGCGACAGGTTTTGCGCCCGGTTTTGTCTACTGCGGCTTTCACCCCGATGATCTCATCCTGCCGCGCAGGCAGAATGTGCGGCCGATGGTGCCGGCGGGCAGCGTGCTCTTTGCGGCTGGGCAGACGGCTATCGCGGCCACCGATATTCCCACCGGCTGGCACGTGATCGGCAGGACCGATTTTCGCAATTTCGACGCCCGCACCGATCCGCCCACCCAGCTGCGGGCGGGCGATTTCTTGACCTTCGAGGCTCGGTGA
- a CDS encoding branched-chain amino acid ABC transporter permease translates to MSRNDLLLLVGFAVVVLAMPIWLAPIGAGYPDLLQRFMIFGLFAVGFNILFGLTGYLSFGHAAFFGVGSYTAVWSFKLFTLDAIPALFFAVIVSGLFALVIGFLSLRRTGIYFSILTLAFAQMSYNLAYSVLTPITNGETGLQLTLSDPRIIDAAVGQTFVGQPVPTLLGQSLGGYGGFYFCAFFLILGFFFAQRVAGSPFGMMLKAIKSNQTRMQFTGFNTRPYALSAFVISGMYAGLAGALLAVTDPLAGAERMQWTASGEVVLMTILGGVGTLIGPVIGAWVIKYFENILSALNDNILARFFSFLPEGVDSVVVKVISKFVGDGWHLTLGLLFVVIVIFLPGGIMEGVRRIAAAFRSRGATPRAATKTQAAE, encoded by the coding sequence ATGTCCCGCAACGACCTCTTGCTCCTTGTCGGCTTCGCCGTCGTCGTCCTCGCCATGCCGATCTGGCTGGCACCAATCGGTGCCGGCTACCCGGATCTCTTGCAACGCTTCATGATCTTCGGGCTCTTCGCCGTCGGCTTCAACATTCTGTTCGGCCTCACCGGCTATCTCAGCTTCGGGCACGCTGCCTTCTTCGGAGTCGGCTCCTATACGGCGGTCTGGTCGTTCAAGCTGTTCACGCTTGATGCCATCCCTGCCCTGTTCTTTGCCGTGATCGTCTCCGGGCTCTTTGCCCTCGTGATCGGCTTCCTCAGCCTGCGTCGGACCGGCATCTACTTCTCGATCCTGACGCTCGCCTTTGCCCAGATGAGCTATAATCTGGCCTATTCGGTGCTGACCCCGATCACCAATGGTGAGACGGGCCTGCAGCTGACCCTGTCGGATCCGCGTATCATCGACGCTGCGGTCGGCCAGACCTTCGTTGGCCAGCCCGTCCCGACGCTGCTCGGCCAGTCGCTGGGTGGCTATGGCGGGTTCTACTTCTGCGCATTCTTCCTGATTTTGGGCTTTTTCTTTGCCCAGCGCGTGGCCGGCTCGCCCTTCGGCATGATGCTCAAGGCGATCAAGTCCAACCAGACGCGCATGCAGTTCACCGGCTTCAACACCCGTCCCTATGCCCTCTCGGCATTCGTGATCTCGGGCATGTATGCCGGCCTGGCGGGCGCCCTGCTCGCCGTGACCGACCCGCTCGCCGGTGCGGAACGCATGCAGTGGACGGCCTCTGGCGAAGTGGTCCTGATGACCATTCTCGGCGGCGTTGGCACGCTGATCGGGCCGGTGATCGGCGCCTGGGTGATCAAGTACTTCGAGAACATTCTCTCGGCCCTCAATGACAACATCCTGGCCCGCTTCTTCAGCTTCCTGCCTGAAGGTGTCGACTCCGTCGTGGTCAAGGTCATCAGCAAGTTCGTCGGCGACGGCTGGCACCTCACCCTGGGCCTGCTCTTCGTTGTCATCGTGATCTTCCTGCCCGGCGGCATCATGGAAGGCGTGCGGCGCATCGCTGCCGCATTCCGCAGCCGGGGCGCCACGCCCCGCGCCGCCACCAAGACCCAAGCTGCAGAGTAG
- a CDS encoding 5-oxoprolinase subunit PxpA → MTTIDLNADLGEGVGTDDDLLDIVSSASIAGGGHAGDAATIRHVLKKCKARGVRAGAHPGYVDRARFGRFRLVVPLDTLLSQVRDQIFLVRYIAEEVGVPLSYVKLHGALANQTAEELAFAVAIFASIQAMDAKIAVLALDNSEQVRAANAVGAPLIREAYADRAYTAEGLLVARSEPGAVIEDTEAVIARCLRLALAGEIVAIDGTVLKSKARSICLHGDTPGAVDLARDVRAALEAEGITIAPVPPLENVP, encoded by the coding sequence ATGACGACAATCGATCTCAACGCCGATCTCGGCGAGGGCGTGGGCACGGACGACGACCTGCTCGATATCGTCTCCAGCGCCTCCATCGCCGGGGGCGGCCACGCCGGTGACGCGGCGACGATCCGGCATGTGCTCAAGAAGTGCAAGGCGCGGGGCGTGCGGGCCGGGGCGCATCCCGGCTATGTCGATCGCGCCCGGTTCGGGCGATTTCGCCTCGTCGTGCCGCTCGATACACTGCTGTCACAGGTGCGGGACCAGATCTTTCTCGTGCGCTATATCGCCGAGGAAGTCGGTGTGCCGCTGTCCTACGTCAAGCTGCATGGCGCCCTTGCCAATCAAACGGCCGAAGAGCTGGCCTTCGCCGTCGCGATTTTTGCCTCCATTCAGGCAATGGATGCAAAGATCGCCGTCCTTGCCCTCGACAATAGCGAACAGGTTCGGGCCGCCAATGCCGTTGGCGCCCCGCTGATCCGCGAGGCCTATGCCGATCGCGCCTACACGGCCGAGGGTCTGCTGGTCGCCCGGAGCGAGCCGGGTGCCGTCATCGAGGATACTGAGGCCGTTATCGCCCGCTGCCTGCGTCTGGCGCTGGCCGGAGAGATCGTGGCTATTGATGGGACGGTTCTGAAATCAAAGGCGCGATCGATATGCCTGCATGGCGATACGCCGGGTGCGGTCGATCTGGCGCGCGACGTGCGAGCGGCACTCGAAGCTGAGGGCATTACCATTGCCCCGGTGCCGCCGCTGGAAAATGTACCCTGA